Proteins from one Arsenophonus apicola genomic window:
- the tssG gene encoding type VI secretion system baseplate subunit TssG, translated as MAMTFSLLGGSFYQNVRRLLSKCLRKGRQVSVPDDVVRFESVLTLDAPEREVESVTVDESMAEETTYCMAVNHFGLLGTHGALPLRYTEWLIDRRYRYGDDSAKAFLDVFNHRLLSLRFQVWQKYRLYVNAELNTKRQLPAVITAVTGLSAEQMASLPAADMSGLLSTSVRSLVNLERLLQREFQLAVKIQPFYGRWRKVASEYQAILGGCRLGEAPVIGQYFYDIQSHFLIQFTCSKPQQWEKLLSNSDVYSQLNQRVGLFTGGILSFSLELLVAFKGSRITLDGQFYLGRHGYLGNEARSAATRLYITPIN; from the coding sequence ATGGCTATGACTTTTTCCCTGCTTGGTGGCAGTTTTTACCAAAATGTACGTCGTCTATTGAGTAAGTGTCTGAGAAAAGGACGTCAGGTGAGTGTACCTGATGATGTGGTACGTTTTGAATCGGTATTGACCTTAGATGCACCAGAGCGAGAAGTGGAAAGTGTTACAGTTGATGAGTCGATGGCAGAAGAGACAACTTATTGTATGGCCGTCAACCATTTTGGTTTATTGGGCACCCATGGCGCTTTGCCGTTACGTTATACCGAATGGTTGATTGATCGGCGTTATCGTTATGGTGATGATTCGGCTAAAGCCTTTCTTGATGTTTTCAATCATCGCCTGTTGAGTTTACGTTTTCAAGTCTGGCAGAAATATCGCTTATATGTCAATGCTGAGTTAAATACTAAGCGGCAGCTACCCGCCGTTATTACTGCGGTAACCGGCCTATCTGCTGAACAAATGGCCTCTTTACCGGCGGCAGACATGAGCGGCTTATTGTCAACATCCGTACGTTCACTAGTCAATTTAGAACGGTTGCTGCAACGTGAATTTCAACTTGCGGTTAAAATTCAGCCATTTTATGGCCGTTGGCGGAAGGTGGCGAGTGAATATCAGGCTATTTTAGGGGGTTGCCGTTTAGGCGAAGCCCCAGTGATAGGACAGTATTTTTACGATATTCAATCCCATTTTTTGATCCAATTTACCTGCTCAAAACCTCAGCAATGGGAAAAGTTACTGTCAAATAGCGATGTTTATAGTCAGTTGAATCAGCGGGTGGGTTTATTCACCGGCGGTATATTAAGCTTTTCTTTAGAACTGTTAGTGGCTTTTAAGGGGTCGAGAATAACATTAGATGGTCAATTTTATTTAGGGAGACATGGTTATCTGGGAAATGAGGCTCGATCAGCAGCGACCAGACTTTATATAACACCGATAAATTAA
- a CDS encoding Hcp family type VI secretion system effector, with the protein MSTGIFLNLGDIKGESTDKNHKDWLELRSVNFGISNNAQIASSGVRKLNKGTANFSYIHCTKVMDVSSIKLLSAVAQGNFLKNVKLSICTMFENELHPYAELEMDECMISSISENAEKEGGYPYESFTIVFSKIKWTFTPLNADGKKGNKVGPEGWDLLQNTKQ; encoded by the coding sequence ATGAGTACAGGTATTTTCTTAAATCTAGGTGATATTAAAGGCGAGAGTACAGATAAGAATCATAAAGATTGGCTTGAATTGCGCAGTGTTAATTTTGGTATTTCTAACAATGCCCAGATCGCTTCGAGTGGGGTAAGAAAACTGAATAAAGGAACGGCAAATTTTAGCTATATACATTGTACTAAAGTCATGGATGTTAGCTCAATAAAATTATTGTCTGCCGTTGCACAGGGTAATTTCCTAAAAAATGTCAAGCTCAGTATTTGTACCATGTTTGAGAACGAACTTCATCCGTATGCGGAATTGGAAATGGATGAATGCATGATCTCAAGTATTTCTGAGAATGCAGAAAAAGAAGGCGGCTATCCCTATGAGAGTTTTACGATTGTATTCTCTAAAATCAAATGGACATTCACACCACTGAATGCTGATGGTAAGAAAGGTAATAAGGTAGGGCCAGAAGGTTGGGATCTACTGCAAAATACTAAACAGTAA
- the tssC gene encoding type VI secretion system contractile sheath large subunit translates to MEQQPQEQGTQPQTAVSGDLLEQIIDATQAVRRDADRSRVKEQLGHFLSEVTAGSLVVSGDLIDSIEVRIAAIDEILSAQLSKVLHHAEFQRLESSWTGLKGLLDKSETDNTRILMLNATKAELVKDFKSAADFDQSMLFKSVYENVYGTFGGEPFSAFVGDFEFDNTPEDLYLLEQISHVAAAAHAPFLSAANAGMIGLNDFSELPRPRDLSKLLETSDYLRWKRFRDSDDSRYVGLTIPHVIGRLPYGAKTVPVEQFCFEEQIEEDNNNSYLWVNAAYSLAGCMVKAFEQYGWCAAIRGIEGGGLVEALPTHHYVSVTGEKKLQCPTEVAISDRREKELAEMGFIPLVYYKGTDYAAFFSVQSPNKPRKYKTELANANSKLSTQLQYIMTTSRFAHYLKVIVRDKVGSFMSRTECQTYLQNWINQYIVGSDTVGAEIKASHPLREARIEVLEVPGSPGTYRAVAYLRPHFQLEGLSMSLRLVADLPPSSAA, encoded by the coding sequence ATGGAACAGCAACCACAAGAACAAGGTACACAACCGCAAACGGCAGTTAGTGGCGATTTACTGGAACAAATTATTGATGCGACGCAAGCAGTAAGGCGAGATGCAGATCGTTCACGAGTAAAGGAGCAGTTAGGCCACTTTCTGTCTGAAGTCACTGCCGGTTCTTTAGTTGTTTCCGGTGATTTGATTGACAGTATCGAAGTTCGTATTGCCGCGATTGATGAAATTTTATCTGCTCAATTGAGTAAGGTTTTACACCATGCTGAATTTCAACGATTAGAGTCTTCTTGGACTGGGCTAAAAGGACTATTGGATAAGAGTGAAACGGATAATACGCGTATTCTGATGCTTAATGCCACCAAGGCTGAGCTAGTCAAAGATTTTAAATCGGCCGCGGATTTTGATCAATCGATGCTGTTTAAGAGTGTGTATGAAAATGTATATGGTACTTTTGGTGGTGAACCTTTCTCAGCCTTTGTCGGTGATTTCGAATTTGATAACACGCCGGAAGATTTGTATCTATTAGAACAGATATCTCATGTTGCCGCTGCCGCGCATGCGCCATTTCTCAGTGCGGCCAATGCTGGCATGATTGGTTTGAATGATTTCAGTGAATTACCCCGTCCCCGTGATCTGTCAAAACTGCTGGAGACATCGGACTATTTGCGATGGAAACGTTTTCGCGATTCTGATGATTCCCGCTATGTGGGATTAACTATACCTCATGTAATTGGTCGATTGCCTTATGGGGCAAAGACCGTTCCAGTTGAGCAATTCTGTTTTGAAGAACAAATTGAAGAAGATAATAACAATAGTTATTTATGGGTCAATGCTGCCTATTCACTAGCTGGATGTATGGTAAAAGCATTTGAGCAATATGGTTGGTGTGCAGCTATTCGGGGCATTGAAGGTGGTGGATTAGTTGAGGCATTACCAACTCATCATTACGTTTCGGTGACCGGTGAGAAAAAATTACAGTGTCCGACCGAAGTTGCTATCTCCGATCGACGTGAAAAAGAGTTAGCCGAAATGGGTTTTATTCCTTTGGTCTATTACAAAGGAACGGATTATGCCGCTTTTTTCTCAGTTCAATCACCGAATAAACCAAGAAAGTATAAAACCGAATTAGCCAATGCCAATTCTAAGTTATCCACGCAATTGCAGTACATCATGACGACGTCGCGTTTTGCGCATTATTTGAAAGTCATTGTGCGCGATAAAGTGGGCAGTTTTATGTCACGTACTGAGTGTCAGACTTATCTACAAAACTGGATCAACCAATATATTGTCGGCTCCGATACTGTTGGTGCTGAAATTAAAGCGAGTCATCCATTGCGTGAAGCCAGGATTGAAGTACTTGAAGTACCTGGTTCACCAGGAACTTACCGCGCAGTGGCTTATTTACGTCCGCATTTCCAATTGGAAGGTTTAAGCATGTCATTGCGTTTAGTCGCTGATTTGCCGCCATCATCTGCTGCATAA
- the tssB gene encoding type VI secretion system contractile sheath small subunit, with product MNTQHKLNRVRPPRVQITYDVELGGDVEEKELPLVIGVIGQFSEQALPMRERSFMHIDKDNFNAVMEGLTPSLSLQVESVLPETEGYLNVDLQFKSIADFSPESLAQQIEPLRQLLEIRSKLSDLKGRALSNEKLRDRLAEIMTEHQQKASSTGQPEVEQKADGAAPKTDAPQTDQGEK from the coding sequence ATGAATACACAACATAAACTTAATAGAGTCAGGCCACCTCGCGTTCAGATTACTTATGATGTTGAACTGGGTGGTGATGTGGAAGAAAAAGAATTGCCTTTGGTCATTGGTGTGATTGGTCAATTTTCCGAACAAGCATTACCAATGCGTGAACGAAGTTTTATGCATATTGATAAAGATAATTTTAATGCCGTTATGGAAGGTTTGACACCATCACTTTCCCTGCAAGTAGAAAGTGTTTTACCGGAAACTGAAGGTTATCTGAATGTCGATTTGCAATTTAAATCGATAGCAGACTTTTCGCCAGAAAGTCTAGCGCAGCAAATAGAGCCCTTACGCCAATTATTAGAAATTCGCAGTAAATTAAGTGATTTAAAAGGGCGGGCGCTGAGTAATGAAAAACTGCGCGATCGCTTAGCCGAAATTATGACTGAGCATCAACAAAAGGCTTCTTCAACCGGTCAACCTGAAGTCGAGCAGAAGGCAGATGGTGCAGCGCCAAAGACAGATGCACCGCAAACTGATCAAGGGGAGAAATAA
- the tssF gene encoding type VI secretion system baseplate subunit TssF, with protein sequence MQAQAIPSFLYRLHYDFPHEEEFETKYNQRQAAIDSLVSDLNMLFSSRPLSGSLDVYDELERSILNYGVIDVVDVDILNDDRIELLRKNIYQSLVLFEPRLQDITIKLQNNSPENIVFWVQGLFWGQRIVFSVTWSSVAYSYSVFGRNNNFMLLPQKTLDYYNRELSYLRKYGVAFARRFPKIARRLGLAEGISEDPHVERLVESFAFLTARIHQKIDEDMPELNNAMMEILAPQFMRQVPSVSLVQFQPEPATSGITGVLSVPRHSFLTSKPVGDVLCRFRTVYPVEILPIDLCEASLKQDPYDRNFILTLRFITWPGAQFQAQSIRLYLHGTPVITHSLYELLLSQVDEWQCYVDQQAVVTTADSIQAIGFEEADCLCADDMAISPVHHLLRDYFSLIERFLFIELPLPKWELLSGEFHYRFRLKDCHTLRRLERNCDKVNVETFRMNCSPIVNLFPHQAEPLTLSDSESEYLIQPDARRPLSMEVYTIRSVEVFQRSKEKEHNSSIKVKALFGIEHHEERGVPSLYWQTTQRASMLPNDQGINTFIGFADLRGKRHIPAVDVVMLKIMCTNRDLAQKLSNGNSEGDFDAEFALPGVKVSGLIRPRPPLRPQLDAAQNWRMVAQLNLNHMLLEQDDSGQRLRETLELYNVQNDMAVSRLIALLSRITINPLSVRLDPADPYSFAKGLEVTLTFQPQAEEFVDFYLFCCVLERFIALYAPINGFTQVVTCLSGVAHSVKRWPRRCGRVVWL encoded by the coding sequence ATGCAAGCACAAGCCATACCATCGTTCTTATATCGTTTACATTATGATTTCCCGCATGAGGAAGAATTTGAGACAAAATATAATCAGCGACAAGCTGCGATTGATTCGTTGGTCTCTGATTTAAATATGTTATTTTCATCTCGCCCCTTGTCAGGCAGCTTAGATGTTTATGATGAACTTGAACGTTCAATATTAAATTATGGCGTGATTGACGTGGTTGACGTCGATATTCTAAATGATGATCGCATTGAATTACTGAGAAAAAATATTTATCAATCGCTAGTGCTATTTGAACCGCGCTTACAAGACATAACCATAAAATTACAAAACAATTCACCGGAAAATATTGTTTTTTGGGTGCAAGGACTATTTTGGGGCCAGCGCATCGTTTTTTCTGTCACCTGGAGTAGTGTGGCTTATAGCTACTCTGTTTTTGGGAGGAATAACAATTTCATGTTACTACCACAAAAAACCTTAGACTATTATAACCGCGAGTTAAGTTATCTAAGAAAATATGGGGTGGCTTTTGCGCGTCGTTTTCCTAAAATTGCGCGTCGATTAGGGCTAGCTGAAGGCATTTCTGAAGATCCACATGTTGAACGTCTGGTGGAATCTTTTGCTTTTTTAACAGCGCGTATTCATCAGAAGATTGATGAAGATATGCCTGAATTGAATAATGCCATGATGGAGATATTAGCGCCCCAATTTATGCGCCAAGTGCCGTCCGTCTCTTTAGTACAATTTCAGCCTGAGCCTGCCACTTCTGGTATAACGGGCGTTTTATCGGTTCCTCGCCACAGTTTTTTAACTTCTAAGCCAGTCGGTGATGTGCTCTGCCGTTTCCGTACGGTTTATCCAGTAGAAATCTTACCTATCGATTTATGTGAAGCATCACTTAAACAAGATCCCTATGATCGCAATTTTATATTAACGTTACGTTTTATCACCTGGCCAGGTGCCCAGTTTCAAGCGCAATCTATCCGTTTATATTTACATGGCACGCCAGTAATTACGCATAGTTTATATGAGCTTTTATTATCCCAGGTTGATGAATGGCAATGTTATGTTGATCAACAAGCGGTTGTAACAACCGCCGATAGCATTCAAGCAATAGGTTTTGAAGAAGCAGACTGCCTCTGTGCGGATGATATGGCTATCAGCCCTGTTCATCATTTATTACGTGACTATTTTAGCTTAATAGAAAGATTTTTATTTATCGAATTACCGCTACCGAAATGGGAGTTATTGTCTGGTGAGTTTCACTATCGTTTTCGGTTAAAAGATTGTCACACTTTACGTCGCCTTGAGCGCAATTGTGACAAAGTTAATGTAGAAACATTTCGTATGAATTGTAGTCCGATAGTAAATTTATTTCCTCATCAGGCTGAGCCACTGACCTTATCGGATAGCGAAAGTGAATATCTTATTCAGCCTGATGCGCGCCGTCCTTTAAGTATGGAAGTTTACACTATTCGGTCGGTAGAAGTTTTTCAGCGCAGCAAAGAAAAAGAACATAACAGCAGCATAAAAGTAAAGGCGCTATTTGGTATTGAGCATCATGAAGAGCGGGGAGTCCCATCTTTATATTGGCAGACCACTCAAAGAGCCTCAATGCTGCCAAATGATCAAGGTATTAATACCTTCATTGGTTTTGCCGATTTGCGTGGTAAGCGTCATATTCCGGCGGTAGATGTGGTGATGTTAAAAATTATGTGCACTAATCGCGATTTAGCACAGAAATTAAGTAACGGTAATTCAGAGGGTGATTTTGATGCTGAGTTTGCGTTACCCGGCGTAAAAGTTAGCGGATTAATTCGCCCCCGACCGCCATTACGCCCACAATTAGATGCTGCGCAAAATTGGCGGATGGTGGCGCAACTCAACCTTAATCATATGTTGCTTGAACAGGATGATAGTGGGCAACGACTACGAGAAACACTCGAGTTATATAATGTACAGAATGATATGGCAGTATCGCGTTTGATCGCGTTACTGAGTCGTATCACGATTAATCCCCTATCTGTCAGGTTAGATCCGGCTGATCCCTACTCGTTTGCTAAAGGTCTAGAGGTAACGCTGACATTCCAACCGCAAGCCGAAGAGTTTGTTGATTTTTATCTCTTTTGCTGTGTGTTAGAAAGATTTATTGCGCTGTATGCACCAATCAATGGTTTTACCCAAGTTGTTACTTGCTTATCTGGTGTTGCTCATAGTGTCAAGCGTTGGCCCAGGCGTTGCGGAAGAGTGGTATGGCTATGA
- a CDS encoding MetQ/NlpA family ABC transporter substrate-binding protein codes for MKKFIYTLISIVIVLFILGRYLASIVKDSDTHNLLKKRIGCSGILCDIVDFSAGVMAEHGIQTERVFMDNAVNILHAVNDGSVDAGLGVHEKFLAYFNEKNNANLVMVKPYPFTTGIGLYSEKYHSLADFPVGAKIAIMNDAMNMDRALTMLQQAGLIILDANKKSNYSLLDIIENPRKITFIDVDQTQTVSALPDLDGAVAFFTHIYNAGKQVNSYIIRDKDAQQFPIGFVVKSENAKLQWAKLLADSVRTQSVRVSVQNNFNGVFDYY; via the coding sequence ATGAAGAAATTCATTTATACGTTGATTTCAATAGTTATTGTTTTGTTTATATTAGGTCGTTATCTTGCATCAATAGTGAAAGATTCTGATACCCATAACCTATTAAAAAAACGAATCGGCTGTAGCGGAATTTTGTGTGATATTGTCGATTTTAGCGCCGGCGTGATGGCCGAACACGGTATTCAAACTGAACGTGTTTTTATGGATAATGCCGTTAATATTTTACATGCCGTGAATGATGGTAGTGTGGATGCCGGGTTAGGGGTACATGAAAAGTTTTTAGCCTACTTTAACGAAAAAAATAATGCCAATTTGGTAATGGTTAAACCCTATCCATTCACAACTGGGATTGGGTTATATTCAGAAAAATACCACTCGCTGGCGGATTTTCCTGTCGGCGCTAAAATTGCCATTATGAATGATGCCATGAATATGGATCGCGCGCTAACCATGCTGCAACAGGCCGGTTTAATTATATTGGATGCCAATAAAAAAAGTAATTACAGTCTGTTGGATATTATAGAGAATCCGCGCAAAATTACTTTTATCGACGTAGATCAAACACAAACCGTAAGCGCGTTACCGGATTTGGATGGGGCAGTGGCTTTTTTCACTCATATCTATAATGCCGGCAAACAGGTGAATTCCTATATCATTCGTGATAAAGATGCTCAGCAATTTCCAATAGGATTTGTGGTTAAAAGTGAGAATGCTAAGCTACAGTGGGCAAAACTTCTCGCTGACAGTGTACGTACCCAGTCAGTGCGAGTAAGCGTACAAAATAATTTTAATGGTGTATTCGATTATTACTAA